From Pusillibacter faecalis, one genomic window encodes:
- a CDS encoding acyl-CoA dehydrogenase family protein gives MSKYLLMNQDQEDLVALVHDFMSKKVDPYVAEWDRESHCPIEEVRELMDLGFWGIDVPEEYGGAGLDVATIMYIRMAMAYHDAGFTNTFSAQTFGWKPVLLAGSEEQKKKWGRRLAEGAFWAMCITEPQSGSDAGNCKTKAVKDGDEYVITGAKTFITNGGISDLYTVTCSTDPGKGNKGISLFIVERDREGVSVGKHEDKMGIRTSNTTDVVFDSVRVPAENMIGAEGSGFKTLMKMLSRTRPTGVAPAVGVAQRALDLAIDYSRTRLSFGQPIGKLEGIQFKLADMEAKIQACQAQLAYSAALVDKGIYDTLNGSSTKLFVSEAVLDITLQAQQVYGGYGYSKEYPLEKLVRDARIFSIYEGSSEIQRYIIGKTLVGKI, from the coding sequence ATGAGTAAGTATCTCTTGATGAATCAGGATCAGGAGGATTTGGTTGCACTGGTCCATGACTTTATGAGCAAGAAGGTAGATCCGTATGTTGCAGAGTGGGACCGTGAGAGCCACTGCCCGATCGAAGAGGTCCGGGAACTGATGGATCTTGGTTTCTGGGGGATTGATGTTCCGGAGGAATATGGCGGCGCCGGCCTGGATGTTGCTACGATTATGTATATCCGCATGGCTATGGCCTATCACGATGCCGGCTTTACCAACACCTTTAGCGCGCAGACCTTTGGTTGGAAGCCGGTGCTGCTGGCTGGCAGCGAAGAACAAAAGAAAAAGTGGGGCCGGCGATTGGCAGAGGGTGCGTTCTGGGCCATGTGCATTACTGAGCCTCAGTCCGGCTCCGATGCCGGTAACTGCAAGACCAAGGCTGTGAAAGATGGCGATGAGTATGTGATTACTGGTGCCAAGACTTTTATTACCAACGGCGGCATCTCTGATTTGTATACAGTGACTTGTTCTACGGACCCCGGCAAGGGCAATAAAGGCATTTCCCTGTTTATTGTTGAGCGGGACCGGGAAGGTGTTTCTGTCGGCAAGCATGAGGATAAAATGGGCATCCGCACTTCCAACACCACCGACGTCGTGTTTGACTCTGTCCGTGTCCCTGCCGAGAATATGATCGGCGCCGAGGGCAGCGGCTTCAAGACACTGATGAAGATGCTCTCCCGCACGCGTCCCACCGGTGTTGCTCCGGCGGTTGGCGTTGCCCAGCGTGCACTGGATCTTGCCATTGATTATTCCCGCACGCGGCTTTCTTTTGGACAGCCCATCGGTAAGCTGGAGGGCATCCAGTTCAAGCTAGCTGATATGGAGGCAAAGATCCAGGCTTGCCAGGCGCAGCTTGCTTATTCTGCCGCCCTGGTGGACAAGGGAATCTATGATACGCTAAATGGTTCCAGCACGAAACTGTTTGTCTCGGAAGCTGTTCTGGATATTACGCTGCAGGCGCAGCAGGTTTATGGCGGCTATGGCTATTCCAAGGAGTATCCCCTGGAAAAGCTGGTACGGGATGCACGCATTTTCTCTATTTACGAAGGCTCCAGTGAGATCCAGCGGTATATCATCGGCAAGACGCTGGTGGGTAAAATCTGA
- a CDS encoding electron transfer flavoprotein subunit alpha/FixB family protein, whose translation MDFSAYKDIWVFIETDEGKAASVGLELLNPGVELAHQLGQKVVAVILGKDNAEAEKAAIAHGADQVISLEDPAYGYYTTEAYTYGMQKLVEKYRPSILMIGATIIGRDFGPRVSCRLKTGLTADCTSLAVDAETGIMGWTRPAFGGNLMATIMCENTRPQMGTVRPGVFKKLPADASRTAEIIKESIPVPDGVVRTTLVDSIREVAAEMVKLEDAEIIVSGGRGLGKAENFSYIRDLADALGGAVGASRAAVDAGWIPHVHQVGQTGKTVAPKLYIACGISGAIQHQAGMSGSDCIVAINKDPDAPIFSIADYGIVGDLFQVVPAMAAEIRKLKA comes from the coding sequence ATGGATTTTTCTGCATATAAAGATATCTGGGTATTTATTGAAACGGACGAAGGTAAGGCTGCCAGTGTGGGCCTGGAGCTGCTGAATCCCGGCGTAGAGCTGGCGCATCAGTTGGGCCAAAAGGTTGTGGCCGTGATTTTGGGCAAGGATAATGCTGAGGCGGAAAAGGCTGCCATCGCGCATGGCGCCGATCAAGTCATTTCCCTGGAGGACCCCGCCTATGGGTACTATACCACAGAGGCATATACTTATGGCATGCAAAAGCTGGTGGAAAAGTACCGGCCTTCCATTCTAATGATTGGCGCGACGATTATCGGCCGCGACTTTGGCCCTCGGGTGTCCTGCCGGCTGAAAACCGGTTTGACTGCGGACTGCACCTCTTTGGCGGTGGATGCGGAGACTGGTATCATGGGATGGACTCGGCCAGCTTTCGGCGGCAATCTGATGGCCACCATCATGTGCGAGAATACCCGGCCCCAGATGGGGACTGTTCGGCCCGGCGTGTTTAAAAAGTTACCTGCAGATGCATCCCGTACTGCGGAGATCATCAAAGAGAGCATTCCAGTTCCGGATGGCGTGGTGCGCACAACACTGGTGGACTCTATCCGTGAGGTTGCCGCAGAAATGGTGAAACTGGAGGATGCGGAGATCATTGTTTCCGGCGGCCGGGGACTTGGCAAGGCAGAGAATTTTTCCTACATCCGTGATTTGGCAGATGCTCTGGGAGGTGCAGTGGGTGCCTCTCGCGCGGCAGTGGATGCTGGCTGGATTCCTCATGTTCATCAGGTTGGACAGACCGGAAAGACAGTGGCGCCCAAGCTGTATATTGCCTGCGGGATTTCTGGAGCTATCCAGCATCAGGCTGGCATGAGCGGTTCTGACTGCATCGTTGCTATCAATAAGGACCCCGATGCGCCGATTTTTAGTATCGCTGACTACGGCATCGTGGGTGATCTATTCCAGGTGGTTCCCGCCATGGCGGCTGAAATCCGAAAGTTGAAAGCATAA
- a CDS encoding electron transfer flavoprotein subunit beta/FixA family protein: MNILVCVKQVPDTTAVKIDPVTNTLIRDGVPSILNPFDGFALEMALRMKEAAGGTVTVVSMGPAQAAAVLRDSLAVGADDAFLVSGREFGGSDTLATSYILSRTVKTIEERKGVKFDAIFCGKQAIDGDTGQVGPEMAEHLDYAQITYATELVSCEDGKLRIRKETADGYDVLEAALPVVISVTKTPFELRFPTVKKRLAANRAEITTITPQDMEGQIDLSCAGLKGSPTKVKKSFTPQHNKTCVIVEEDSLPVSAVKLVALLSDAKKI; this comes from the coding sequence ATGAATATTTTAGTTTGCGTCAAACAGGTGCCAGATACAACTGCCGTCAAAATTGATCCAGTCACCAATACTTTAATTCGGGACGGTGTGCCCAGCATTCTGAACCCTTTTGATGGCTTTGCTTTGGAAATGGCACTGCGGATGAAAGAGGCGGCCGGCGGGACAGTGACCGTCGTCTCCATGGGACCGGCGCAGGCGGCCGCAGTCCTGCGGGATAGCTTGGCGGTTGGCGCGGATGATGCATTCCTAGTCTCTGGCCGTGAGTTTGGCGGTTCCGACACGCTGGCCACCAGCTATATCCTCTCGCGTACAGTAAAGACCATTGAAGAGCGCAAGGGAGTGAAGTTTGACGCCATTTTCTGCGGCAAACAGGCCATTGACGGCGACACTGGCCAGGTGGGCCCTGAAATGGCAGAACATCTGGACTACGCGCAGATCACCTATGCAACAGAATTGGTTTCCTGCGAGGACGGTAAGCTCCGCATCCGCAAGGAGACCGCAGATGGCTATGATGTCCTGGAGGCGGCACTGCCTGTGGTGATCTCTGTGACAAAGACACCCTTTGAGCTCCGCTTTCCCACGGTAAAGAAGCGCCTTGCTGCAAATCGCGCTGAGATCACCACAATTACGCCCCAGGATATGGAGGGCCAGATTGATCTGAGCTGCGCCGGACTGAAGGGATCACCGACAAAGGTCAAGAAGAGCTTCACTCCTCAGCACAACAAGACTTGCGTGATTGTGGAGGAGGATTCCCTTCCCGTTTCTGCGGTGAAGCTGGTTGCCCTTCTGAGCGATGCAAAGAAGATTTAA